TGAGTGTGGTATGTTAGAATCTTTCGTTACCAATCCTAAAGTACTTTCTATTTTTAATATAGTTAAATATTTTTGTTCATCCGCTATATCTAGCGTGATTACTATATATACATTTCAAATGGCTAAATATTCGCTTAAAATGTGGAAAACCAGTGGAACATTATATATCCCAATGTTTTATGCTGAAGTTGCCTTATTTGTAGGAATGCTATTAATGTTTGCATATAGTCTATTTCATCTATGGAGAGTTATCAAAACTACAAGAGATGGGAGGGATTCAAATTGACACTATTTATTATTGATATAGTATTACTTGTTTTATTACTTATGATAGGTGTACCATTGCCTTTTGTATTTGGTGGTGGCCTTATATTAATGGTACTTTTCGGAGATATAAATGTTGTGGGTTTAATGATATGGGGATTTAATCAAATGCTAAGCCCAGTATTACTAGCGAGTCCATTCTTTATGTTAGCAGGGACACTAATTGCAGAAAGTGGTATTGCTAAAAAATTAATGGATTTGGCAAATTTATTTATTGGTAAAGCAAGAAGTGGTCTAGGTGTTATATCTATACTAACATGTGGTATATTAGGTGCTATTTCAGGAAGTTGCTTTACAGGGGTAGCAGCAGTAGGCCCAATAATGATTCCTGAGATGGAGAGAAGAGGATATGAACGTGGTTTTGCATCAGCATTAGTAACTTGTTCATCTGTATTAGGAGCTTTAATTCCACCAAGTATACCAATAATTATTTATGGATGGGTTACTGGCACATCAGTTTTGGGATCGTTTTTGTCAACGGTTGTACCAGGTATTATGGTTATAATTACATTTTCAATAATAAATTACTTTTATGTCAAAAAACTACCTACAGAAACTGAAAATAGTTTTAAAGATTATGAGAGTGATGGAACTGAGATTGCATTAAAAAAATCATCTGTTGTTAGGGTTTTTGTAAATGCAATTCCAGGAATTTTAATTCCAGTTATAATACTTGGAGGAATATATGGGGGCATATTTACTCCTACTGAAGCAGCGGCAGTTGCAGCTGCATTAGCATTACTTGTTGGGGTTTTCATTTATAAGGAACTTAGATTAAAGAATACTTATGGCATCTTTAAAACATCTTCCGTATCTATAGGTGCGATAATGGTTATGATGATGCTATGCTTAATGTTAAGTCAAACTTTTGTAATGCTAAGAATACCTCAACAACTAGTTGAAATAATTATGGGTATGACAAGTAATAAGCTTGTTATTCTTATACTTATTAATATATTTTTAGCTTTTATGGGGATGATTGTAAATGATTCAACGGCAATTATTCTAACTGCTCCATTATTATTACCACTTATAATTGAATTAGGTATGTCACCAATTCAATTTGCTGCCATTATGACCATAAATTTAGCTGCTGGAAGTTTAACTCCTCCATATGCTAGCGTACTTTATTATGGTATGAAAATAGGTGATGTTAAATTTAATGAAATCATAGGTCCAGCAATGAAGATTTTATTAGTTGGTTATGTACCAGTACTTCTTTTAACAACATTTATTGAACCTATAAGTATGTTTTTACCCACATTATTTGGATATTAGGTATAATACGAATTGTCTAAACAGCCATTCCGATATCTTATCGGATTAGGCTGTTTAGTTCTTTATACTATTTAGAAGGCTACTTTTCATATACAATAATAATTGGCCTCTTTCCATCATATGAGACTTCATTTTCAGCAGCAATCATGGTCCGTTCTTCAAAGCATCTGCTGACAATGGTTCCATCCTTAAGATGACTCTTTACTGTAAACTTATTACATAAGGCTTCAATTTGTACGTTGTTTTCTAGATGTATAAATGTTGAGGCTTT
The DNA window shown above is from Tissierella sp. Yu-01 and carries:
- a CDS encoding TRAP transporter large permease, with amino-acid sequence MTLFIIDIVLLVLLLMIGVPLPFVFGGGLILMVLFGDINVVGLMIWGFNQMLSPVLLASPFFMLAGTLIAESGIAKKLMDLANLFIGKARSGLGVISILTCGILGAISGSCFTGVAAVGPIMIPEMERRGYERGFASALVTCSSVLGALIPPSIPIIIYGWVTGTSVLGSFLSTVVPGIMVIITFSIINYFYVKKLPTETENSFKDYESDGTEIALKKSSVVRVFVNAIPGILIPVIILGGIYGGIFTPTEAAAVAAALALLVGVFIYKELRLKNTYGIFKTSSVSIGAIMVMMMLCLMLSQTFVMLRIPQQLVEIIMGMTSNKLVILILINIFLAFMGMIVNDSTAIILTAPLLLPLIIELGMSPIQFAAIMTINLAAGSLTPPYASVLYYGMKIGDVKFNEIIGPAMKILLVGYVPVLLLTTFIEPISMFLPTLFGY
- a CDS encoding TRAP transporter small permease, which codes for MVDDKSNKILEKIDSIQNVINTISLGLLVFLVIAQIILRYVLKLPLLGIEELMMYPIIWLFMIGGASASLRDEHIECGMLESFVTNPKVLSIFNIVKYFCSSAISSVITIYTFQMAKYSLKMWKTSGTLYIPMFYAEVALFVGMLLMFAYSLFHLWRVIKTTRDGRDSN